A genomic window from Brassica oleracea var. oleracea cultivar TO1000 chromosome C8, BOL, whole genome shotgun sequence includes:
- the LOC106307199 gene encoding protein MEMO1 has product MEKVRQASHAGSWYTDNPTKLSSDLGEWLTATGLTKSPHVRGVIAPHAGYSYSGRAAAYAFANIDPTNITRIFILGPSHHYYTPKCALSTAKVYKTPIGDLPVDVEMIKEIRAMGKFGMMDLRVDEAEHSMEMHLPFLSKVFQGHDVKVVPILVGAVSAENEAMYGELLSKYVDDPNNFFSVSSDFCHWGSRFNYMHYDNNHGPIHKSIEALDKMGMDIIETGDPDAFNKYLLEFDNTICGRHPISIFLHMIKHSSSKIKINFLKYEQSSQCQTMRDSSVSYASAAAKSEC; this is encoded by the exons ATGGAGAAAGTGAGGCAAGCATCGCACGCAGGGTCTTGGTATACCGATAATC CTACAAAGTTGTCATCGGATCTTGGAGAATGGCTAACAGCAACTGGTTTAACCAAATCACCTCATGTCCGAGGCGTCATTGCCCC ACACGCAGGTTACTCCTACTCCGGTCGTGCAGCTGCTTATGCCTTTGCAAACATTGATCCCACCAACAT TACCCGGATATTTATTTTAGGTCCATCTCACCATTACTACACACCAAAATGCGCACTTTCGACTGCAAAAGTTTACAAAACTCCCATAGGAGATCTACCTGTTGATGTGGAGA TGATTAAGGAGATACGAGCTATGGGTAAATTTGGAATGATGGATCTCCGAGTCGACGAAGCTGAGCATAGCATGGAAATGCACTTGCCTTTTTTGTCTAAAGTTTTTCAAGG GCACGATGTGAAAGTTGTACCAATCTTGGTTGGAGCAGTAAGTGCAGAGAACGAAGCCATGTACGGCGAGCTGCTATCAAAGTATGTGGATGATCCCAACAACTTTTTCTCTGTCTCCTCTGACTTCTGTCACTGGGGCTCCAG GTTTAATTACATGCATTATGACAACAATCATGGTCCAATACACAAATCCATCGAGGCACTAGACAAGATGGGTATGGATATAATAGAGACCGGTGATCCAGATGCTTTCAACAAGTATCTTTTGGAGTTTGACAACACCATTTGTGGCCGCCACCCTATTAGTATTTTTCTCCAT ATGATAAAACATAGCTCAAGCAAGATTAAGATCAATTTCCTCAAGTACGAGCAGTCAAGCCAGTGCCAGACTATGCGAGACAGCAGTGTCAGCTATGCATCTGCTGCTGCTAAGTCGGAATGTTGA
- the LOC106310243 gene encoding E3 ubiquitin-protein ligase ORTHRUS 2-like, producing the protein MASNGEGACMQCKKIPPTEESLTCRTCGTPWHVLCLSSPPDSLASTLQWECPDCSGDFDPVPQPGEGSDLVAAIRAIESDVTLTDEEKAKKRQQLLSGKAVVEDDDEEEEEKKKSSSMGLDADILAALGDNLKCPFCLQLLERPVTTPCGHNFCLKCFVKWTGQGKRECIKCRFVIPNDVAANPRINSSLVTAIRLAKVSRISAAAAAASTSNVYHYVSNENRPDQAFTTERAILSGIANAASGKIYVTVPGDHFGPIPAENDPVRNQGVLVGESWKNRLACKQWRAHIPHVAGIAGQSKHGAQSVALSGGYDDDEDHGEWFLYTGSGGRDLSGNKRTNRQQSFDQKFTNGNEALRLSCRMGYPVRVVRTYKEIIAAYAPEEGVRYDGVYRVEKCWRKVGVQGEFKVCRYLFVRCDNAPAPWTSDEHGDRPRPLPDVLELEEAIDLFERIDTPSWDFDEAEGCWKWMKPPPASKQPVHVLDPEERKLMKKAMKVARASTLREQLLKGFNCQICLQVMNFPVTTPCAHSFCKGCLEGKFVGKTRMMERSRGGRTLRAMKNIMKCPCCPSDISDFLQNVQVNREVMDVIEQLKKQEEGEASSVDEKEVNAVTESEENSEITDAEDVEQPRKRAKLDSEAVVSAT; encoded by the exons ATGGCGTCCAACGGCGAAGGAGCATGCATGCAATGCAAGAAGATTCCTCCTACCGAGGAATCTCTCACGTGCCGCACCTGCGGAACTCCATGGCACGTGCTCTGCCTTTCATCCCCTCCTGACTCCCTTGCTTCCACTCTACAGTGGGAGTGCCCTGATTGCTCCGGAGATTTCGATCCTGTCCCCCAACCCGGTGAAGGATCAGATCTCGTGGCGGCCATTCGCGCGATCGAGTCCGACGTGACTCTGACGGACGAGGAGAAGGCTAAGAAGAGGCAGCAGCTTCTGAGCGGTAAAGCCGTCGTGGAGGATGATGATGAGGAAGAAGAAGAGAAGAAGAAGAGCTCCTCTATGGGTCTTGATGCTGATATCTTGGCCGCTCTTGGTGATAACTTGAAATGCCCTTTCTGTCTTCAGTTGCTTGAAAGGCCCGTGACG ACGCCATGCGGGCACAATTTCTGTTTGAAATGCTTCGTGAAGTGGACTGGTCAAGGGAAGCGAGAGTGCATAAAATGCCGCTTTGTAATTCCTAACGATGTGGCAGCGAATCCTCGTATCAACTCTTCCCTTGTTACTGCTATCCGTCTGGCCAAAGTTTCGAGAATTTCTGCTGCCGCTGCTGCTGCGAGTACTTCAAACGTTTACCATTATGTCAGCAATGAAAACCGACCAGATCAAGCATTTACGACTGAGCGCGCCATTTTATCCGGCATAGCAAATGCTGCAAGTGGCAAGATATATGTTACAGTACCAGGTGATCATTTCGGTCCTATTCCGGCCGAAAATGACCCTGTCAGAAACCAAGGTGTCTTAGTTGGTGAATCCTGGAAGAATAGGTTGGCTTGTAAGCAGTGGCGTGCTCACATCCCCCATGTTGCTGGGATTGCTGGACAATCGAAACATGGAGCTCAGTCCGTGGCACTCTCTGGTGGTTATGATGACGACGAGGATCATGGAGAATGGTTCCTCTACACAGGAAG TGGAGGAAGAGACCTCAGCGGCAACAAAAGGACTAACAGACAACAGTCTTTTGATCAGAAATTTACAAATGGAAATGAAGCTTTAAGACTTAGTTGCAGAATGGGTTATCCTGTTCGCGTTGTCAG GACTTACAAAGAAATAATTGCTGCATATGCCCCTGAGGAAGGAGTGAGATATGATGGTGTTTACAGGGTTGAGAAGTGCTGGCGTAAAGTTGGAGTGCAG GGAGAATTTAAGGTCTGTCGCTACCTTTTCGTTAGATGTGATAACGCGCCAGCTCCATGGACCAG TGACGAACATGGAGATCGTCCAAGACCTTTGCCTGACGTTCTAGAGCTTGAGGAAGCAATAGACCTGTTTGAGAGAATTGACACTCCATCATGGGATTTTGAT GAAGCTGAAGGTTGTTGGAAATGGATGAAGCCTCCTCCTGCTAGCAAACAGCCTGTTCATGTTTTGGATCCTGAGGAGAGGAAGTTAATGAAGAAAGCCATGAAGGTGGCTCGCGCAAGTACCTTGAGAGAACAACTTCTAAAAG GATTTAATTGCCAAATATGTCTGCAAGTGATGAACTTTCCGGTGACAACGCCTTGTGCACATAGCTTCTGCAAGGGGTGTTTAGAAGGTAAATTTGTTGGGAAGACTCGGATGATGGAAAGGAGCAGAGGTGGACGCACTCTTCGTGCAATGAAAAACATAATGAAATGCCCTTGTTGCCCCTCTGACATTTCTGACTTTCTCCAGAACGTTCAG GTCAACAGAGAAGTTATGGATGTGATAGAGCAGCTGAAGAAACAGGAAGAAGGTGAAGCCTCAAGTGTAGATGAGAAGGAAGTAAACGCTGTGACAGAGTCTGAAGAAAACTCGGAGATCACGGACGCTGAAGATGTTGAACAACCGAGGAAAAGGGCTAAACTGGACTCTGAAGCAGTTGTTTCTGCGACTTAA
- the LOC106309804 gene encoding ER membrane protein complex subunit 7 homolog, translated as MAPIIRSSPALAFLVLQISLIFFSSTLPYSSGSEDTYAITGRVKIPPSNVIGHLSKLSNVKVILNGGQSVTFLRPDGYFTFHKVPAGTHLIEVSAMGYFFSPVRVDVSARHHGKVHATLTETRRSLTELVLEPLREEQYYEIREPFSILSIVKSPMGLMVGFMVVVVFLMPKLMENIDPEEMKQAQEEMRRQGVPSLSSLLPSAGASR; from the exons ATGGCGCCAATCATCAGATCTAGCCCCGCTCTCGCTTTCCTCGTTTTGCAGATTAGCTTGATCTTCTTTTCTTCCACTCTCCCATACTCTTCTGG GTCTGAGGATACTTACGCAATCACCGGTAGAGTGAAGATTCCACCAA GCAACGTGATTGGTCACTTATCAAAGTTGTCAAATGTCAAAGTTATACTCAATGGTGGACAGAGTGTTACGTTTCTCAGGCCTGATGGATATTTCACTTT TCACAAAGTGCCTGCTGGGACTCATTTGATCGAAGTATCTGCAATGGGCTACTTCTTTTCTCCG GTACGAGTCGATGTTAGTGCACGGCACCATGGCAAAGTTCATGCAACACTAACCGAAACCAGGAGGAGTCTTACTGAGCTGGTTTTAGAGCCTTTGAGGGAAGAGCAATACTACGAG ATTCGAGAGCCTTTCTCCATTTTGTCAATTGTGAAAAGTCCGATGGGTCTCATGGTGGGATTCATGGTCGTGGTTGTGTTCCTAATGCCCAAACTGATGGAAAACATAG ATCCAGAGGAGATGAAGCAAGCACAAGAGGAAATGAGGAGGCAAGGTGTGCCTTCGCTCTCGAGTTTGTTGCCAAGCGCTGGGGCTAGCCGTTAA
- the LOC106310203 gene encoding uncharacterized protein LOC106310203, whose protein sequence is MGKPTGKKKNPDPPTDSSVSGGGNKSAKSFDRSASKAAATFDEDMAIFINRALELKEEGNKLFQKRDNEGAMLRYDKAVKLLPKDHGEVAYLRTGMASCYMHMGLGEYPNAINECNLALEASPRYSKALLKRARCYEALNKMDFAFRDSRIVLNMEAENVSAKEIFERVRKVLVGRGVDVAEMETSFVDVQPVGAARLRKIVKERLRKMKKKNNNKKNSNSNADEKKSNEGGVVVESADVEDGEEADSGKRGDKNLEDKVVVEEKKVSHVMDKEVVIASQIDATVTRTVKLVHGDDIRWAQLPLDSSVRLVRDIIRDRFPSLKGFLIKYRDSEGDLVTITTTDELRVAASTREKLGSFRLFVTEVSPNQEPVYDGESNDKFAKGSSSVADNGSVGGDYVESEKPSACIEHWIFQFAQLFKNHVGFDSDSYLDIHNLGMKLYTEAMEDIVTGEDAQELFDIAAHKFQEMAALAMFNWGNVHMSKARRQIYFPEDGSRETILEKVEAGFEWATNEYNKAAEKYEEAVKVKSDFYEALLALGQQQFEQAKLCWYHALRNKIDIESQASQEVLKLYNKAEESMEKGMQIWEEMEERRLNGISDSDKHKTLLQKLGLDGVFSEASDEDNAEQTANMTSQINLLWGSLLYERSIVEYKLGLPTWDECLEVAVEKFELAGASATDIAVMVKNHCSNENALEGMGFKIDEIVQAWNEMYDAKRWQIGVPSFRLEPLFRRRSPKLHDILENVFTGPQ, encoded by the exons ATGGGGAAACCGACTGGGAAGAAGAAGAACCCCGATCCTCCGACGGATTCTTCCGTCAGCGGAGGAGGTAACAAGTCAGCCAAAAGCTTCGATCGTTCTGCCTCCAAGGCGGCAGCCACCTTCGACGAAGACATGGCGATCTTCATAAACCGAGCGTTAGAGCTCAAAGAAGAAGGAAACAAGCTCTTCCAGAAACGCGACAACGAAGGCGCCATGCTAAGGTACGACAAAGCCGTCAAGCTTTTGCCTAAAGATCACGGAGAGGTGGCTTACCTGAGAACGGGCATGGCTTCTTGCTACATGCATATGGGGCTGGGAGAGTACCCGAACGCGATCAACGAGTGCAATCTCGCCCTCGAGGCTTCTCCTAGGTACAGCAAAGCCCTGTTGAAACGCGCTCGGTGCTACGAGGCTCTGAATAAGATGGATTTCGCGTTTAGGGATTCGAGGATCGTTCTGAACATGGAGGCTGAGAATGTTTCGGCTAAGGAGATCTTCGAGAGGGTGAGGAAGGTGTTGGTTGGTAGAGGGGTTGATGTGGCTGAGATGGAGACGAGTTTTGTCGATGTGCAGCCCGTTGGCGCCGCGCGGTTAAGGAAGATTGTTAAGGAGAGGTTGAGGAAGATGAAGAAGAAGAATAATAATAAAAAGAATAGTAATAGTAATGCTGATGAGAAGAAGAGTAACGAAGGCGGAGTCGTTGTTGAGAGTGCAGATGTTGAAGATGGAGAGGAAGCTGATAGCGGGAAGAGAGGAGATAAGAATCTTGAGGATAAGGTTGTGGTTGAGGAGAAGAAAGTGAGTCATGTGATGGACAAAGAGGTCGTCATTGCTTCCCAGATCGACGCGACTGTGACCAGGACGGTGAAGTTGGTCCACGGAGACGATATAAGGTGGGCGCAGCTGCCGTTGGATTCCAGCGTCAGGCTTGTGAGAGATATAATCAGAGATAGGTTTCCTTCTCTGAAGGGCTTCCTTATCAAATATAGAGACTCTGAGGGTGATTTGGTTACCATCACCACGACGGACGAGCTGAGAGTGGCTGCTTCGACGAGGGAGAAACTTGGCTCCTTTAGATTGTTTGTCACTGAAGTCAGCCCCAATCAAGAACCTGTATACGACGGCGAATCGAACGATAAGTTCGCCAAGGGGTCAAGTAGTGTTGCTGATAATGGAAGCGTGGGAGGAGATTATGTGGAGTCTGAGAAACCGTCAGCTTGCATCGAGCATTGGATATTCCAGTTTGCGCAGCTGTTCAAGAACCACGTTGGGTTTGATTCCGATTCTTACTTGGACATTCACAACCTTGGGATGAAGCTGTATACGGAAGCAATGGAAGATATAGTAACTGGAGAAGACGCGCAAGAGCTTTTTGATATAGCTGCTCATAAGTTCCAAGAAATGGCTGCGCTAGCAATGTTCAACTGGGGGAACGTTCATATGTCCAAGGCGAGAAGGCAGATCTATTTTCCGGAGGATGGCTCGAGAGAAACTATACTAGAGAAGGTCGAGGCTGGATTCGAATGGGCGACGAACGAGTACAACAAAGCTGCGGAAAAATACGAAGAAGCTGTTAAAGTTAAATCTGATTTCTACGAGGCTCTTCTTGCGCTCGGGCAACAGCAGTTTGAGCAGGCTAAGCTTTGTTGGTACCACGCGCTTAGAAACAAGATAGATATCGAAAGCCAGGCTTCTCAGGAAGTGCTGAAACTCTATAACAAAGCTGAGGAGAGTATGGAAAAGGGTATGCAGATTTGGGAAGAGATGGAAGAACGCCGTCTGAATGGAATCTCTGATTCGGATAAACATAAAACGCTGCTGCAGAAGCTGGGATTAGATGGGGTGTTTAGTGAAGCGTCTGATGAAGATAACGCAGAGCAAACAGCTAATATGACTTCCCAGATTAATCTTTTGTGGGGTTCATTACTGTATGAACGGTCTATTGTGGAGTATAAGCTTGGTTTACCAACTTGGGATGAATGCTTGGAGGTTGCTGTGGAGAAATTTGAATTAGCTGGAGCTTCTGCAACCGATATAGCTGTCATGGTAAAGAACCATTGCTCAAACGAAAATGCACTTGAAG GTATGGGGTTCAAGATCGATGAGATAGTACAGGCATGGAACGAGATGTATGATGCCAAAAGATGGCAGATCGGTGTCCCATCTTTCCGGCTAGAACCTTTGTTCCGGAGACGGTCACCGAAGCTGCATGATATTTTAGAGAATGTGTTTACAGGGCCTCAGTGA
- the LOC106308176 gene encoding uncharacterized protein LOC106308176: protein MGVTVLQPRDCLTDPLSIRNILAPPPQRPNKPTPNRRRRSPPRHQPETSPPPKGSKKKKKNLNHNHVRIPKRGEEKVPDLRSARQIVSDPVMIPSQSRRSTPALFYAGPVTSTSPPPSEVPLPAFFAKRSVSSFEPADATTDLIRILRLDTA from the coding sequence ATGGGAGTTACCGTTCTTCAGCCTCGTGATTGTCTAACCGATCCTCTCTCCATCAGAAACATCCTTGCCCCTCCTCCACAACGGCCTAACAAACCGACGCCCAATCGCCGTCGCCGGAGTCCGCCGCGTCATCAACCGGAGACCTCTCCTCCGCCAAAGGGATCGAAGAAGAAGAAGAAGAATCTCAACCACAACCACGTTAGAATTCCGAAGCGAGGAGAAGAGAAGGTACCAGATCTGAGATCTGCTCGTCAGATCGTATCAGATCCGGTGATGATCCCATCGCAGAGCCGGAGATCGACCCCAGCTTTGTTTTACGCTGGTCCAGTCACGTCGACATCTCCGCCGCCGAGCGAAGTTCCCTTACCGGCGTTCTTCGCGAAGAGAAGCGTCTCCTCGTTCGAACCAGCCGACGCAACCACAGATCTGATCAGAATCTTGCGGTTAGACACCGCATGA
- the LOC106307198 gene encoding uncharacterized protein LOC106307198, whose product MTLLLFYCFLTSLSLAHGAPTIHISPTQPPTDSEKTIWENSTRKFIVAETPLYGPPTYNNPQVIGDVSVALAAQRTFRKDPLNGFQIYTGGWNISSRHYWASVGYTAVPLFAVATVWFLGFGICLLVICMCHICHRSQSIGYSRVAYILSLIFLLFFTLMAIIGCVMLYSGQIRYNKSTTETLAYVMSQADSTVSQLKAISDYLTSAEQIRVLQVSLPANVQTEIDQIGAKLTSSIATITDKATSSSNDIRNFLNSVRVALIVVSIVMLILTFLGLASSIFGMQVIVYTLVILGWILVAGTFILSGTFLLLHNATADTCVAMSEWVERPASNTALDEILPCTDNATAQETLMRSKEVTGQLVELINTVVSNVSNINFSPVFPQMYYNQSGPLLPLLCNPFNHDLTDRPCSPGELDLNNATQAWSSFVCQVNTNGTCVTTGRLTPALYGQMASCVNISTGLINDAPFLVQLQDCSYAKQTFRDITNNNCPGLRRYGYWVYVGLAMLSTAVMLSLVFWIIYSRERQHRKEALPEYSDSKEIVRVNF is encoded by the exons ATGACTCTTCTCCTCTTCTATTGCTTCTTAACCTCTCTTTCTCTTGCTCATGGAGCTCCAACCATTCACATTTCTCCTACTCAGCCTCCCACAG ATTCTGAGAAAACAATTTGGGAAAATTCTACAAGGAAATTTATAGTGGCAGAAACGCCATTATATGGACCACCTACTTACAATAACCCTCAAGTGATTGGAGATGTTTCAGTGGCTTTAGCTGCTCAAAGAACATTCAGAAAAGATCCTCTCAATGGTTTCCAGATATATACTGGAGGATGGAATATCAGCAGCCGACATTACTGGGCT TCTGTGGGCTATACAGCTGTTCCTCTCTTTGCTGTTGCTACTGTTTGGTTTCTTGGGTTTGGCATCTGCTTATTGGTTATATGCATGTGTCACATATGCCATAGAAGCCAATCTATTGGATACTCAAGAGTTGCTTACATTCTCTCCCTCATCTTCCTCCTCTTCTTCACTCTTATGGCAAT AATTGGATGTGTAATGCTATACTCGGGTCAGATAAGGTACAATAAAAGCACGACAGAGACATTAGCTTATGTGATGAGCCAAGCAGATAGCACGGTTTCACAGCTTAAAGCTATATCAGATTACCTTACGTCAGCAGAGCAGATTAGAGTTCTTCAGGTGTCTTTACCGGCAAATGTTCAAACTGAAATCGATCAGATTGGAGCAAAACTGACTTCTTCAATAGCTACCATCACTGACAAAGCCACTAGTAGCTCCAATGACATAAGAAATTTCCTCAATTCCGT GAGGGTGGCACTTATAGTCGTTTCAATTGTCATGCTTATTTTGACATTTCTTGGTCTCG CTTCTTCAATCTTTGGGATGCAAGTCATCGTTTACAC CCTTGTGATCCTTGGATGGATTTTGGTGGCTGGTACTTTCATCTTGAGCGGAACTTTCCTTCTGCTACACAA CGCAACCGCAGACACATGTGTGGCAATGAGCGAATGGGTAGAGAGACCCGCAAGCAACACGGCTCTAGACGAGATCTTGCCTTGCACAGACAACGCCACAGCTCAGGAAACTCTGATGCGCAGCAAAGAGGTGACGGGACAGCTCGTGGAGCTAATCAACACAGTCGTTTCTAACGTCTCCAACATCAACTTCTCTCCAGTCTTTCCCCAAATGTACTACAACCAATCCGGACCCTTGCTTCCTCTGCTCTGCAATCCCTTCAACCACGACCTCACCGATCGCCCTTGCTCCCCTGGCGAGCTCGATTTGAACAACGCTACTCAGGCGTGGAGCAGCTTCGTGTGCCAAGTAAACACGAACGGGACTTGCGTAACAACGGGGAGGCTAACGCCTGCGCTGTACGGTCAGATGGCGTCGTGCGTGAACATCAGCACGGGGCTGATCAACGACGCGCCGTTCTTGGTTCAGCTTCAGGACTGTTCGTACGCGAAGCAGACGTTTAGAGACATAACCAATAACAACTGTCCAGGGCTCAGACGCTATGGTTATTGGGTCTACGTGGGTCTGGCCATGTTATCGACGGCTGTGATGCTCTCGCTTGTGTTCTGGATCATCTACAGCAGAGAGAGACAGCACCGGAAGGAAGCTTTGCCAGAATATTCAGACAGTAAGGAGATCGTTAGAGTTAACTTCTGA
- the LOC106309697 gene encoding probable beta-1,3-galactosyltransferase 9: METLPTTTVSSCKSERRGRSSKYQNTSKPSVIMAFFSCVAWLYVAGRLWQDSENRVILNNMLKKNYDQKPKVLTVDDKLMVLGCKDLERKIVETEMELTLAKSQGYLKSGPSSGKSLLAVIGVYTGFGSHLRRNSFRGSWMPQGDALKKLEERGVVIRFVIGRSPNRGDSLDRKIDEEDRARNDFLILENHEEAQEELPKKVKFFFSAAVQNWDAEFYIKVDDNIDLDLEGLIGLLESRRGQDASYIGCMKSGEVVAQEGGQWYEPEWWKLGDEKSYFRHAAGSLIILSKNLAQYININSGSLKTYAFDDTSIGSWMIGVQATYIDDNRLCCSSIRQDKVCSVA, encoded by the exons ATGGAGACCTTACCCACGACGACGGTTTCGTCTTGTAAATCAGAACGACGGGGAAGATCCTCCAAATATCAGAACACCTCCAAGCCCTCCGTTATCATGGCTTTCTTCTCTTGCGTTGCTTGGCTCTACGTCGCTGGCCG GTTATGGCAAGATTCAGAGAACAGAGTGATACTCAATAATATGCTTAAGAAGAATTATGATCAG AAGCCGAAGGTTCTTACGGTGGATGATAAGCTCATGGTTCTCGGATGCAA AGATCTTGAGAGGAAGATTGTTGAAACTGAAATGGAGTTGACTCTGGCAAAGAGTCAAGGCTATCTGAAAAGTGGGCCCTCTTCAGGGAAGAGTCTGCTTGCTGTGATTGGAGTCTATACAGGCTTTGGAAGCCATTTGAGGAGAAATTCATTTCGAGGGTCTTGGATGCCACAAG GTGATGCTTTGAAGAAACTTGAGGAAAGAGGAGTTGTCATACGTTTTGTGATTGGTCGAAG TCCAAACCGTGGTGATAGCCTAGATCGAAAGATTGATGAGGAAGATCGAGCAAGAAATGATTTTCTCATTCTT GAGAACCACGAGGAGGCACAAGAAGAGCTACCCAAGAAAGTGAAGTTCTTCTTCAGTGCTGCTGTTCAGAACTGGGATGCAGAGTTCTACATCAAAGTCGACGACAATATTGACCTAGATCTTG AGGGATTGATTGGCCTCCTTGAAAGTAGGCGTGGTCAAGATGCGTCTTACATTGGGTGCATGAAGTCTGGGGAAGTTGTTGCTCAAGA GGGAGGGCAATGGTACGAGCCAGAATGGTGGAAGCTTGGGGACGAGAAATC ATACTTTCGTCATGCAGCTGGTTCGCTTATAATACTATCCAAGAATTTGGCTCAGTACATTAACATTAACAG TGGATCGTTGAAGACATATGCATTTGATGATACCTCTATAGGATCTTGGATGATTGGTGTTCAGGCAACTTATATAGACGACAATCGCCTTTGCTGTAGCAGCATTAGACAAG ACAAGGTGTGCTCTGTGGCTTGA